From a single Bryobacter aggregatus MPL3 genomic region:
- a CDS encoding elongation factor G has protein sequence MRVYPTSDIRNVALAGHAHAGKTMLASAMLFASGATSRLLRTEDGATITDFDEEEISRKHSISTGIAAFEFSRKKINLLDTPGLNTFIHDARLCLPAADAMLIVVDGACGVQVQTEKAWDAAQEFHLPVVFVVTKLDHERTNFTAIVDSIRERFGRRCCSLESKEELVEMIAEDDDELMQEFFEQGHLSAEHLSSGLKKELIDRKVFPILGVSAYTDLGVRDLLNFITESLPCPTDRMALNPKGPPGVFVFKTLADAFAGRVSYFKVMSGSLRNDGHLMNARTHHDERFAHLSTPFGKQANEIPELATGDIGVVSKLKETLTGDSLSDKSKLQSWPAVPTHEPAMAFAIVAKTRNDEDRLSVAMHKVLEEDPTLRFYRDPHTKEFLLAGNSQQHIEAIVARLRKRYNVDVELRSPKIPYLETVRGMADVQGRHKKQSGGHGQFGDCKIKVEPLARGQHFEFHNATFGGSVPKQYVPAIEKGIQEAAAHGWLAGYPMVDFKVTLYDGSYHDVDSNEMSFKMAGRKAFKAAMELAKPALLEPIMKVETYTPVEYAGDLLGDFTSRRGRVSGMEVNAGTQMIRAMVPMAEMLSYQNDLTAMTQGRATFVMELDHYDYVPQPQAEKIIAAANHTQMSDED, from the coding sequence ATGCGGGTGTATCCAACGTCTGACATCAGAAACGTCGCGCTGGCTGGACATGCACATGCGGGCAAAACTATGCTCGCAAGCGCCATGCTCTTTGCGAGTGGTGCCACCAGCCGGCTCCTGCGTACCGAAGATGGCGCAACCATCACCGATTTCGATGAAGAAGAGATCTCACGGAAGCACAGCATCTCTACCGGAATTGCGGCTTTCGAGTTCTCACGCAAGAAGATCAATCTTCTCGACACTCCTGGCCTCAACACCTTTATTCATGATGCCCGCCTGTGCCTCCCCGCCGCCGACGCCATGCTCATCGTGGTCGATGGCGCTTGTGGGGTGCAAGTGCAAACAGAAAAGGCCTGGGATGCGGCGCAGGAATTTCATTTGCCTGTCGTCTTCGTCGTCACTAAGCTCGATCACGAGCGCACTAACTTTACCGCCATTGTCGATAGCATCCGGGAGCGCTTCGGCCGGCGCTGCTGCAGTCTCGAATCGAAAGAAGAGCTCGTCGAAATGATCGCCGAGGACGACGATGAGCTGATGCAGGAGTTCTTTGAGCAAGGCCATCTCTCCGCGGAGCACCTCTCCAGTGGCCTCAAAAAGGAGTTGATTGATCGCAAAGTCTTCCCCATCCTCGGGGTCAGCGCCTATACAGACCTCGGTGTTCGCGACCTGCTGAACTTCATTACAGAATCCCTGCCCTGCCCCACAGACCGCATGGCGCTCAACCCCAAAGGCCCTCCCGGGGTCTTCGTATTCAAGACTCTGGCCGACGCCTTTGCCGGTCGCGTCAGCTACTTCAAAGTCATGTCCGGCTCGTTGCGCAACGATGGCCATCTCATGAATGCGCGCACCCACCACGATGAACGCTTTGCCCACCTCAGCACCCCCTTCGGGAAGCAAGCCAATGAAATTCCAGAGCTTGCCACCGGCGACATCGGTGTCGTCTCGAAGCTCAAAGAGACTCTAACCGGCGATTCCCTCTCCGATAAGTCCAAACTCCAAAGCTGGCCCGCTGTCCCCACGCACGAGCCGGCGATGGCCTTCGCCATTGTGGCCAAGACCCGCAACGACGAAGACCGTCTCTCCGTCGCCATGCACAAAGTGCTCGAAGAAGACCCCACCCTTCGTTTCTATCGCGATCCCCACACCAAAGAATTTCTGCTTGCCGGCAACAGCCAGCAACACATCGAAGCCATCGTCGCCCGCTTGCGCAAACGTTACAACGTCGATGTCGAGTTGCGCTCGCCGAAGATTCCCTACCTCGAAACCGTGCGCGGCATGGCCGATGTCCAGGGCCGCCATAAGAAACAAAGCGGCGGACATGGCCAGTTCGGCGACTGCAAGATTAAAGTCGAACCCCTCGCCCGTGGCCAGCACTTCGAGTTTCACAACGCGACCTTCGGCGGCTCCGTCCCGAAGCAATATGTACCGGCCATCGAGAAGGGCATCCAGGAGGCCGCCGCTCACGGCTGGCTGGCCGGCTATCCGATGGTCGACTTCAAAGTGACGCTCTATGACGGCAGCTATCACGACGTCGATTCCAACGAAATGAGCTTCAAAATGGCCGGGCGCAAGGCCTTCAAGGCGGCCATGGAACTCGCAAAGCCAGCCCTGCTCGAACCGATCATGAAAGTGGAGACCTATACGCCAGTCGAGTATGCGGGTGATCTGCTGGGCGACTTCACCAGCCGGCGGGGGCGGGTGAGCGGCATGGAAGTCAATGCGGGAACGCAAATGATTCGCGCCATGGTGCCAATGGCTGAGATGTTGAGCTATCAGAATGACCTCACCGCCATGACCCAGGGGCGCGCCACCTTCGTCATGGAACTCGACCACTACGATTACGTCCCACAGCCGCAGGCCGAAAAGATCATCGCAGCGGCCAATCACACCCAGATGTCCGACGAAGATTGA
- a CDS encoding YMGG-like glycine zipper-containing protein: MKSVLMMICLGVAAFGQRIPSATAIQVRINDTIDSSKAEEGQNFTASVAEDVRVNGRVLVTRGSAATVRLVNLDKSGKFKGSTQLGVVLTELRVGNRTIPVESGEVTRVSGSQGKNTAVKTGVGAGLGAVIGAIAGGGKGAAIGAGAGGAAGAGSQIFTKGQKVKIPSESVLTFTLLRDARV, encoded by the coding sequence ATGAAAAGCGTATTGATGATGATTTGTTTAGGCGTGGCCGCTTTTGGCCAACGAATTCCATCGGCCACGGCGATTCAAGTGCGGATTAACGACACGATCGATTCGTCGAAAGCCGAAGAAGGACAGAACTTCACGGCGAGTGTCGCAGAAGACGTTCGTGTGAATGGCCGGGTATTAGTTACCCGTGGATCGGCCGCCACGGTCCGATTGGTGAATCTCGATAAGAGTGGCAAGTTTAAAGGATCGACGCAGTTGGGTGTCGTGTTGACGGAATTGCGAGTGGGGAATCGGACGATTCCGGTGGAAAGCGGGGAAGTGACTCGCGTGAGCGGAAGCCAGGGTAAGAATACGGCGGTCAAGACGGGCGTGGGTGCTGGTCTGGGGGCCGTGATCGGTGCTATCGCCGGTGGCGGCAAGGGGGCGGCAATCGGGGCCGGTGCTGGTGGCGCTGCGGGTGCTGGCAGCCAGATCTTTACCAAGGGCCAGAAGGTGAAGATTCCCAGTGAGAGTGTGCTGACCTTCACGCTCCTGCGTGATGCGCGGGTCTAG
- a CDS encoding M13 family metallopeptidase yields the protein MKCLSVAGALLSATFILSAQKKSGIDILGIDKTCQPCEDFWRYASGKWMESNPIPPSQAGWGPVAAMADQNRERLKVLLDEAADGVTSTGSGKKIGDLYRACMDTEQIEKLGASPLRSQLAKINKIEDAASLASYFKEQQAELGGGPFGIAPRQDLKNTEVTGVYVGPSGLSLPTRDYYFEQDARTTRIREEFVQHAARMLALLGQDGDGIAAAKKILEFETQLAQPQLTNIALRDPYATYHPMGVKGLSELTPGMDWRGVLALMHIPEDTLLVVAQPEYQKVLEKLMQSTPSETWRLWLRWKTVSQAAPNLSKAYAEESFYFSGRLLSGLKEAEPRWKTCTAVIDTSMGDALGELFVKKHFPPAAKQRMLDLVENLRATLKDELANSKWMSPETKKSAVAKLEAFRPKIGYPDRWRDYSSVSISRADFFGSLRAAQIASRAYALSKVGKARDRNDWGMTPPTVNAYYNPTQNEIAFPAGILQPPIFDLAADDAANYGAAGAVIGHEMGHGFDDQGSKFAANGNLQNWWTDADRKEFDARAACVIEEFDSLDLGDNLRHKGKFVVGEAMGDLGGLKIAYKAYKKTLHGKPSPVIDGYTGEQRFFLAFARVWATQLRPENLRLRLTNDPHPIARWRAIGTLQNMPEFHEAFQCKPGDFMVRPVEKQCKVW from the coding sequence TTGAAATGTCTGTCGGTCGCGGGCGCTTTGCTGTCCGCGACTTTCATTTTATCGGCACAGAAAAAGAGCGGAATCGACATTTTGGGAATCGACAAGACCTGTCAGCCCTGCGAGGATTTCTGGCGTTACGCGAGCGGGAAGTGGATGGAGAGCAATCCGATTCCGCCCTCACAAGCAGGCTGGGGCCCGGTTGCGGCGATGGCCGATCAGAATCGGGAACGCCTCAAGGTTCTGCTCGATGAAGCGGCGGACGGAGTTACATCTACGGGGAGCGGCAAAAAGATCGGGGATCTTTACCGGGCCTGTATGGACACGGAGCAGATTGAAAAGCTGGGCGCTTCTCCTTTGCGCTCTCAGTTGGCGAAAATCAACAAGATCGAAGACGCTGCCAGTCTTGCCTCTTACTTCAAAGAACAACAAGCCGAACTCGGAGGCGGTCCCTTTGGAATTGCGCCCCGCCAGGACCTGAAGAACACGGAGGTGACTGGTGTCTACGTAGGCCCATCCGGCTTGTCTCTGCCCACACGGGACTACTACTTCGAGCAGGACGCCCGCACCACCAGGATTCGCGAAGAGTTTGTGCAGCATGCGGCGCGGATGCTGGCGCTGCTGGGGCAGGATGGCGACGGTATTGCAGCTGCAAAGAAGATCCTCGAATTCGAAACCCAATTGGCGCAGCCGCAGTTGACCAATATCGCGTTGCGCGATCCTTACGCCACTTATCATCCGATGGGAGTGAAAGGACTCAGCGAACTGACACCGGGCATGGACTGGAGGGGAGTGCTGGCCCTGATGCACATTCCCGAAGATACGCTCCTGGTGGTGGCGCAGCCCGAGTATCAGAAGGTGCTGGAAAAGTTGATGCAGTCGACGCCGAGCGAGACCTGGCGCTTGTGGCTGCGCTGGAAAACGGTGAGCCAGGCGGCTCCAAATTTGTCCAAGGCTTACGCGGAGGAGAGCTTCTACTTTAGTGGCCGTCTGCTCTCGGGCCTGAAAGAGGCGGAGCCCAGATGGAAGACTTGCACTGCGGTGATCGATACCTCAATGGGCGATGCACTTGGGGAGCTGTTTGTGAAAAAGCATTTTCCACCAGCGGCAAAGCAGCGCATGCTCGATTTGGTGGAGAATCTGCGTGCGACTCTCAAGGACGAACTCGCAAACTCCAAATGGATGAGCCCCGAGACAAAGAAGAGCGCCGTGGCAAAGCTCGAAGCCTTTCGTCCCAAGATTGGCTATCCGGACCGGTGGCGGGACTATTCGAGTGTGAGTATTTCCCGTGCGGACTTTTTCGGAAGTCTGCGCGCTGCGCAAATCGCCTCCCGCGCCTATGCGTTGTCGAAGGTTGGCAAAGCACGAGATCGCAATGATTGGGGAATGACTCCGCCGACGGTGAACGCCTATTACAATCCAACGCAGAATGAGATCGCGTTCCCGGCAGGAATTCTCCAGCCGCCGATTTTCGATCTTGCTGCTGACGATGCCGCAAACTATGGTGCGGCTGGCGCGGTGATCGGACATGAAATGGGCCATGGCTTCGATGATCAGGGCTCCAAGTTCGCGGCCAATGGCAACCTGCAGAACTGGTGGACCGATGCGGATCGCAAGGAGTTTGACGCGCGCGCGGCCTGCGTGATCGAGGAGTTCGATTCTCTCGATCTTGGTGACAATTTGCGTCACAAGGGCAAATTCGTTGTCGGAGAAGCGATGGGCGATCTGGGCGGCTTGAAGATCGCCTACAAGGCCTACAAGAAGACCTTACACGGCAAGCCTTCTCCTGTGATCGATGGGTATACCGGAGAGCAGCGTTTCTTTCTCGCCTTTGCGCGTGTCTGGGCAACGCAGTTGCGTCCGGAGAATCTGCGGCTGCGTCTGACGAACGATCCGCATCCGATTGCCCGCTGGCGCGCCATCGGCACTTTGCAAAATATGCCGGAATTCCACGAAGCCTTCCAGTGCAAGCCCGGCGACTTCATGGTGCGGCCCGTGGAGAAGCAGTGTAAGGTCTGGTAG
- a CDS encoding TrmB family transcriptional regulator, whose protein sequence is MQQIGLNAYESRSYLVLLGHTRFKALELAARAQVPRQKIYEVLDSLVEKGFAHVVQERTKLFSAVEPTLALRGYLNRREESLKQEIEEQSRNAVELADELSKTYAPADGARGNLDYLRIVSDPSQTAKHYRLMLQNVKTEYIEFSRPPYAVDPLDERLVRQAIERGVKCRLLIEQGTLDATHRKRLEEYAEAGVEVRESEKLPMKLAVFDNSVGLVALLDPVLTRPTWTAVVFEHPGFAEAMHALFHNHWKSARKLD, encoded by the coding sequence TTGCAGCAGATCGGCCTCAACGCATATGAGTCCCGCTCTTATTTGGTGCTGCTGGGCCACACTCGTTTCAAAGCTTTAGAACTTGCCGCCCGGGCGCAGGTCCCAAGGCAGAAAATCTATGAGGTGCTCGACTCGCTGGTCGAGAAAGGCTTCGCCCATGTGGTTCAGGAACGTACCAAGCTGTTCAGCGCGGTCGAACCCACCCTGGCCCTGCGCGGCTATTTGAATCGGCGCGAGGAATCGCTCAAGCAGGAAATCGAAGAACAGTCCCGCAATGCGGTGGAACTGGCCGACGAACTCAGCAAGACCTACGCTCCCGCCGACGGCGCGCGCGGCAATCTCGACTACCTGCGCATCGTCTCCGATCCCAGCCAGACCGCCAAGCACTATCGCCTGATGCTCCAGAACGTGAAAACGGAGTACATCGAGTTCTCCCGGCCGCCCTATGCAGTGGATCCGCTCGACGAGCGGCTGGTGCGCCAGGCCATCGAGCGCGGGGTCAAATGCCGCCTCCTCATTGAACAAGGCACCCTCGATGCCACCCATCGCAAGCGCTTGGAGGAGTACGCCGAAGCGGGTGTCGAAGTCCGCGAATCCGAGAAGCTGCCCATGAAGCTCGCCGTCTTCGACAACAGCGTCGGGCTGGTTGCCCTCCTCGATCCGGTCCTCACCCGCCCCACCTGGACCGCCGTCGTCTTTGAGCATCCTGGCTTTGCCGAAGCCATGCACGCGCTCTTCCACAACCATTGGAAAAGCGCGCGCAAGTTGGATTAG
- a CDS encoding sigma 54-interacting transcriptional regulator — protein sequence MLKSKTMTLPATYGELKNSEWGAGAKTVKDEIRTNLLRKLREGGDLFPGVMGYQDTVVPQVVNAVLSKHNFILLGLRGQAKTRLIRMLTSLLDEYVPYITGSEIRDNPFRPLTKFGKRILEEKGDATPISWLSRGQRYVEKLATPDVTIADMFGDIDPIKAAKRGSEIADEENIHYGLLPRANRGIFAVNELPDLAGKIQVGLFNILQEGDVQIKGYPVRLELDVLLVFTANPEDYTARGKIITPLKDRIGSEIRTHYPLSLERGVEITKQEAWVIREGGARTEVPAYLHEIVEQIAFLARDDKRIDQRSGVSQRLPISVIENVVSNAERRAALSGDHEAVPRILDLYAALPSITGKLELEYEGELKGSDAVARDLIRQALALAYSRLLEGENLKQVVQWFDLGGSLHLPELATASELMAELNQINGLMEKTAKLGLGVRESDAKRAAAAEFILEGLYAHRRISRNEEQSFVGGERRREPGPGEAQEDGKRAERRKQNFQ from the coding sequence ATGTTGAAGTCCAAAACGATGACTCTTCCGGCAACGTATGGCGAATTGAAAAATAGCGAATGGGGGGCAGGAGCGAAAACGGTTAAGGACGAGATTCGAACCAATTTATTGCGCAAATTGCGGGAGGGCGGCGACCTTTTTCCCGGCGTGATGGGGTATCAGGACACGGTTGTCCCGCAGGTGGTCAATGCCGTTCTGAGCAAGCACAATTTCATTCTGCTAGGGCTCCGGGGGCAGGCGAAAACGCGGCTCATCCGGATGTTGACCAGCCTTTTGGATGAATATGTGCCTTATATCACAGGCAGTGAAATTCGAGACAATCCTTTCCGGCCACTGACGAAGTTTGGGAAGCGGATCCTCGAAGAGAAGGGGGATGCGACTCCAATCTCCTGGCTCTCCCGGGGGCAACGCTATGTCGAAAAGCTGGCCACCCCTGACGTGACCATCGCCGACATGTTTGGCGACATCGACCCGATCAAAGCGGCCAAGCGGGGTTCTGAGATTGCGGACGAAGAGAATATTCACTATGGCTTGCTGCCGCGAGCGAATCGCGGCATCTTTGCGGTGAACGAGTTGCCCGATCTGGCGGGCAAGATCCAGGTGGGGCTGTTCAACATCCTGCAAGAGGGGGATGTGCAGATCAAGGGCTACCCGGTGCGGTTGGAATTGGATGTGCTGCTGGTTTTCACCGCAAATCCCGAGGACTATACGGCGCGCGGCAAGATCATCACCCCGCTGAAGGATCGCATTGGCAGCGAGATCCGGACCCACTATCCGCTTTCGCTCGAGCGCGGCGTCGAGATTACGAAGCAGGAAGCCTGGGTCATACGGGAAGGGGGCGCGCGGACCGAAGTCCCGGCCTATCTGCATGAGATTGTCGAGCAGATTGCGTTTCTCGCCCGTGACGACAAACGCATCGACCAACGTAGTGGTGTTTCGCAGCGCTTACCGATCTCAGTAATCGAGAACGTGGTCTCAAACGCTGAGCGGCGTGCGGCTCTGAGTGGTGACCATGAAGCTGTGCCCCGCATCCTCGACCTCTATGCGGCGCTCCCGTCGATTACAGGCAAGCTCGAACTGGAATATGAGGGCGAACTGAAGGGGAGCGATGCCGTGGCGCGCGACCTCATCCGGCAAGCGTTGGCGCTGGCCTACTCGCGGCTGCTGGAGGGCGAGAATCTGAAGCAGGTGGTGCAGTGGTTTGATCTGGGCGGCTCGCTCCATCTGCCCGAACTGGCGACGGCCAGCGAACTGATGGCGGAACTCAATCAGATCAATGGTCTGATGGAGAAAACGGCGAAGTTGGGATTGGGCGTGAGGGAATCGGACGCAAAGCGAGCGGCAGCAGCCGAGTTCATTCTCGAAGGCCTCTACGCGCATCGCCGCATCAGCCGCAACGAAGAGCAATCTTTCGTTGGCGGAGAGCGCCGCCGTGAGCCAGGCCCCGGAGAGGCGCAAGAGGACGGCAAACGGGCCGAGCGGCGGAAACAGAACTTCCAGTAA
- a CDS encoding vWA domain-containing protein yields the protein MRRIRYSKYTGEDLGISSEDLMRALGDFFLDSGFQDWWSPNSEAKQSWEGLKNAILQALLDGRMFEDEERARQIRELLEGMEPEELEKLLSQYAQQLVEDGYVNQGGQLGQSGEGEMEMSVEPTDKSVDFLGFKTLKDLLGSLGRSSFGAHDTKDLSTGIEASGGVKPYEFGDTMNLDITETLASALGRQGLGSPLELEYSDLQVHQSEYQSSCATVLMLDCSHSMILYGEDRFTPAKKVALALAQLIKTQYPGDSLRCVLFHDTAEEVRMGELARLQVGPYYTNTRDGLILAQRILNQEKKDMKQIIMITDGKPSALTLDDGRVYKNAFGLDPLVISKTMEEVSRCKRQGILINTFMLATDPALVNFVRQVTQLCKGKAYFTTPMTLGEYLLLDYMNRKTRTVH from the coding sequence ATGCGACGGATTCGCTATTCGAAGTACACCGGCGAAGACCTCGGCATCTCGTCTGAGGATCTGATGCGCGCCCTCGGCGACTTCTTTCTCGACAGCGGTTTTCAGGATTGGTGGAGCCCGAACTCGGAAGCGAAACAGAGCTGGGAAGGGCTGAAGAATGCCATTCTGCAAGCCCTTCTCGATGGCCGGATGTTCGAGGACGAAGAGCGGGCCCGGCAGATTCGGGAACTGCTCGAAGGGATGGAACCGGAAGAGCTAGAGAAGCTGCTGAGCCAGTATGCACAGCAGCTTGTCGAAGACGGCTATGTGAATCAGGGCGGGCAACTTGGACAGAGCGGCGAAGGCGAGATGGAGATGTCTGTTGAACCAACGGACAAGAGCGTCGACTTTCTCGGCTTCAAAACGTTGAAAGACCTGCTGGGAAGCCTGGGACGATCGAGTTTTGGCGCTCACGATACCAAAGATCTTTCGACGGGGATCGAAGCCAGTGGTGGCGTGAAGCCTTATGAGTTTGGCGACACGATGAATCTCGACATCACGGAAACGCTTGCGTCGGCGCTCGGCCGCCAGGGACTCGGTTCGCCACTTGAACTGGAGTATTCCGATTTGCAGGTCCACCAGAGTGAGTACCAGAGTTCTTGTGCCACGGTTCTGATGCTCGATTGCAGCCACAGCATGATTCTCTATGGCGAGGATCGTTTTACGCCGGCCAAGAAGGTGGCGCTTGCTCTTGCCCAACTGATTAAGACCCAGTATCCAGGCGATAGTCTGCGCTGTGTCTTATTCCATGACACGGCGGAAGAGGTTCGTATGGGCGAACTGGCCCGTTTGCAGGTGGGGCCGTATTACACGAACACGCGCGATGGGCTGATTTTGGCACAGAGGATTCTGAACCAGGAAAAGAAAGACATGAAGCAGATCATCATGATCACGGACGGCAAGCCGAGCGCGCTGACCCTTGATGATGGCCGTGTCTATAAGAATGCCTTTGGCCTCGATCCGCTGGTAATCAGCAAGACGATGGAGGAAGTGAGCCGCTGCAAGCGGCAAGGCATTCTGATCAATACCTTCATGCTGGCGACAGACCCGGCGCTGGTGAACTTCGTGCGCCAGGTGACACAACTCTGCAAGGGGAAGGCGTACTTTACGACGCCGATGACTCTGGGCGAGTATCTGCTGCTCGATTACATGAATCGCAAGACGCGCACCGTTCACTAA
- a CDS encoding catalase: MARKKSPTAKSPDLQEYAKKSDEGATLTTNQGTVIADNQNSLKLGERGPSLLEDFILREKITHFDHERIPERIVHARGSAAHGFFEVYESQEKLTKAGFLTDPSRRTPVFVRFSTVAGGSSSADAVRDVRGFAVKFYTEEGNFDLVGNNIPVFFIQDAIKFPDLIHAVKQEPHHGMPQAASAHDNFWDFVTLIPESTHMLLWAMSDRAIPRSYRMMQGFGIHTFRLVNGKGHSTFVKFHWRPKLGTHSLIWDEAVKINGCDADFHRRDLWEAIEAGQYPEWEFGLQIFSEEQAAKFPFDILDATKLVPEELVPITYIGRMVLDRNPDNFFAETEQVAFHPGHVVPGIDFSDDPLLQGRLFSYTDTQLIRLGGPNSHQIPINRAVCPVHNLQRDGHMQQNIPQGRVNYEPNSLQGGCPMQNAVKGFSSFPEPQTGAKIRVRPESFGDHYSQATLFWKSQTPVEQDHIVGGFQFELAKVETPAVRERAVSNLSHVDPTLAARVADALGIPAPASSKVASVHASPALSLMHLPGELGVATRKVAILLTPGADLAFITKAKAEIEAAGAVPKVLAAKLDPKSSVPIAHTIVTTPPVLFDAVIVPPGPIPTDRLALDFIHWMYRHFKTIGVGGAPGPVLKAAGIPSAPEDEGIVELAPGTVKLDAFLTALGKHRHWGRPLL, encoded by the coding sequence ATGGCCCGCAAGAAGTCTCCCACGGCGAAATCTCCCGACCTGCAAGAGTATGCAAAAAAAAGCGATGAAGGCGCCACACTGACCACAAACCAAGGCACTGTGATTGCTGACAATCAGAACTCACTGAAGCTCGGGGAACGCGGTCCCAGTCTGCTCGAAGACTTCATCCTGCGCGAGAAGATCACTCACTTTGACCATGAGCGCATTCCAGAACGAATCGTCCATGCGCGAGGCTCGGCGGCGCATGGATTTTTTGAAGTCTACGAATCCCAGGAGAAGCTGACCAAGGCCGGTTTCCTCACCGATCCCTCCCGTAGGACTCCAGTATTTGTTCGCTTTTCAACCGTCGCCGGCGGCTCCTCTTCTGCGGACGCGGTGCGAGATGTGCGCGGCTTCGCCGTGAAGTTTTATACCGAGGAAGGCAATTTCGATCTGGTCGGCAACAACATCCCCGTCTTCTTCATCCAGGACGCAATCAAGTTTCCCGATCTCATCCACGCCGTCAAGCAGGAACCCCACCACGGCATGCCCCAGGCCGCCTCGGCTCACGACAACTTCTGGGATTTTGTCACCCTGATTCCAGAGTCCACCCATATGCTGCTGTGGGCCATGTCCGACCGCGCCATCCCCCGCAGCTACCGGATGATGCAGGGCTTCGGAATCCACACCTTCCGGCTGGTCAATGGGAAGGGGCATTCCACCTTCGTCAAATTCCATTGGCGTCCCAAGCTCGGCACACACTCACTGATCTGGGACGAGGCCGTCAAGATCAATGGCTGCGATGCCGATTTCCATCGCCGCGACCTGTGGGAGGCAATCGAAGCGGGACAGTATCCCGAATGGGAATTCGGCCTCCAGATTTTCAGCGAAGAGCAGGCCGCGAAATTCCCCTTCGACATCCTGGACGCCACCAAGCTGGTGCCGGAAGAACTGGTCCCTATCACCTACATCGGACGGATGGTGCTCGATCGCAATCCCGATAACTTCTTTGCCGAAACAGAGCAGGTGGCCTTTCATCCCGGTCATGTCGTTCCCGGAATCGATTTCTCCGACGACCCGCTGCTCCAGGGCCGGCTCTTCTCCTATACCGATACCCAACTGATCCGGCTTGGCGGCCCGAATTCGCATCAGATCCCGATCAATCGTGCCGTATGCCCGGTGCACAATCTACAGCGAGACGGACACATGCAGCAGAACATCCCTCAAGGTCGCGTCAACTACGAACCGAACTCGCTGCAAGGCGGTTGCCCAATGCAGAATGCCGTCAAGGGTTTCTCGAGCTTCCCCGAGCCGCAGACCGGCGCCAAGATCCGCGTCCGGCCCGAGAGTTTTGGAGATCACTATTCCCAGGCCACCCTGTTCTGGAAGAGCCAGACGCCCGTCGAGCAAGACCATATCGTGGGGGGATTCCAGTTTGAACTCGCCAAGGTCGAAACGCCAGCCGTGCGCGAGCGCGCGGTCAGCAACCTCAGTCACGTCGATCCAACCTTGGCTGCTCGCGTTGCCGATGCCCTCGGCATTCCGGCGCCAGCCTCATCGAAAGTTGCGAGCGTCCACGCATCGCCAGCCCTCAGCCTGATGCATCTGCCCGGCGAACTAGGCGTGGCCACCCGTAAAGTCGCGATCCTGCTCACACCCGGCGCAGACCTTGCCTTCATCACCAAGGCAAAGGCAGAGATCGAAGCGGCAGGCGCAGTACCGAAAGTCCTCGCTGCCAAGCTCGACCCGAAGTCATCCGTTCCCATCGCCCACACCATTGTGACAACGCCACCCGTGTTGTTTGACGCCGTGATCGTCCCGCCGGGCCCGATTCCCACCGACAGGCTTGCGCTCGACTTCATCCACTGGATGTACCGGCACTTCAAAACGATCGGTGTCGGCGGAGCACCCGGGCCGGTGCTCAAAGCAGCTGGTATTCCGTCCGCGCCCGAAGACGAAGGCATCGTGGAACTAGCACCTGGCACCGTTAAGCTGGACGCATTCCTCACCGCGCTCGGCAAACACCGCCATTGGGGCCGCCCGCTTCTTTAG